The proteins below come from a single Hirundo rustica isolate bHirRus1 chromosome 6, bHirRus1.pri.v3, whole genome shotgun sequence genomic window:
- the DGKZ gene encoding diacylglycerol kinase zeta isoform X5 yields the protein MLRQMWRHRSWDVPQSPPGDVDIRKAIAKSSLQHMIAQPNPALAMRSDSERQIRSTVDWSEAAVYGEHIWFETSVSGDFCYVGEQNCMAKLLQKPLSRRKCAACKIVVHTPCIEQLEKINFRCKPSFRESGSRNIREPIVVRHHWVHRRRQEGKCRQCGKGFQQKFAFHSKEIVAISCSWCKQAYHSKVSCFMLQHIEEPCSLGAHAAVVVPPTWILRVRRPQNPLKSSKKKKRTSFKRKSSKKGAEEGRWKPFVIKPMPAPLMKPLLVFVNPKSGGNQGAKIIQSFMWYLNPRQVFDLSQGGPKEALELYRKVHNLRILACGGDGTVGWILSILDQLRINPPPPVAILPLGTGNDLARTLNWGGGYTDEPVSKILSHVEDGNIVQLDRWNLHVEPNPDTNPEEKDEAAADKLPLDVFNNYFSLGFDARVTLEFHESREANPEKFNSRFRNKMFYAGTAFSDFLTGSSKDLAKHVRLVCDGTDLTSKIQDLKPQCLVFLNIPRYCAGTMPWGNPGEHHDFEPQRHDDGCIEVIGFTMTSLAALQVGGHGERLCQCRQVVLTTSKAIPMQVDGEPCKLAASCIHISLRNQANMVQKTKRRNSMPLLNDQQPVPERLRIRVSRISMRDYEALNYDKEKLKEASVPLGIIVVPGDSDLELCRTQIEKLQEEGDGAKPKTLSFQKLSPKWCFLDSTTADRFYRIDRAQEHLNYVTEISQDELYVLDPELVVTQTVSTSPAMPDLVDSSATPPGHHFAFPSSSSSPPTSPAPSAEPERCLPHKDDLLIEAAKSGNFSKFQELHRAGRDLMVRDSSGQTVLHHAVKSGSKDIVKYIIENAPSEILDATEEENGETSLHQAAALRQRTICHYIVEAGASLMKTDLQGDTPKHRAEKANDPDLAAYLENRQHYQMIQREDQETAV from the exons GAAAGCTATTGCCAAGTCCAGTCTCCAGCACATGATAGCCCAGCCAAACCCGGCACTAGCCATGAGGAGCGACTCGGAGAGGCAGATACGCAGCACTGTGGATTGGAGC GAGGCTGCGGTCTATGGGGAGCACATCTGGTTTGAGACCAGTGTCTCAGGGGACTTCTGCTACGTTGGGGAACAGAACTGCATGGCAAAGCTTCTG CAAAAACCTCTCTCCAGACGTAAATGTGCAGCCTGCAAGATCGTAGTGCATACACCCTGTATCGAACAGCTGGAGAAA ATAAATTTCCGCTGCAAACCGTCCTTCAGGGAGTCAGGATCCCGGAACATACGGGAG CCCATTGTTGTTCGACATCACTGGGTGCATCGGAGGCGGCAGGAAGGGAAATGCCGGCAGTGTGGCAAG GGTTTTCAGCAGAAGTTTGCCTTCCACAGCAAAGAGATTGTAGCCATCAGCTGTTCCTGGTGCAAACAAGCG TATCACAGCAAAGTATCATGTTTCATGCTGCAACACATTGAAGAGCCCTGCTCGCTGGGGGCTCACGCTGCTGTCGTCGTTCCTCCCACCTGGATCCTGCGGGTCCGGCGGCCCCAG AATCCACTGAAATCTagtaagaagaagaagaggacaTCATTCAAGCGGAAATCCAGCAAAAAGGGGGCCGAG GAAGGGAGGTGGAAACCCTTTGTCATCAAGCCCATGCCAGCTCCTCTCATGAAGCCCTTGCTGGTGTTTGTGAACCCCAAGAGCGGTGGGAATCAG GGAGCCAAAATCATCCAATCCTTCATGTGGTATCTCAACCCACGGCAAGTTTTTGACCTCAGCCAGGGTGGACCCAAAGAGGC GCTGGAGCTGTACCGCAAAGTCCACAACCTCCGGATCCTGGCATGCGGGGGAGACGGCACG GTGGGCTGGATACTCTCCATTCTGGACCAATTACGCATCAACCCACCTCCTCCTGTGGCCATCCTacccttggggacagggaacGACTTGGCCAGAACACTGAACTGGGGTGGG GGTTACACAGATGAGCCTGTGTCCAAGATCCTGTCGCATGTGGAAGATGGGAACATAGTGCAGCTCGATCGCTGGAACCTCCATGTGGAGCCAAACCCTGACACGAATCCTGAGGAAAAGGATGAGGCAGCTGCTGACAAG CTCCCTTTGGATGTCTTTAATAACTATTTCAGCCTTGGCTTTGACGCACGGGTGACGCTGGAGTTCCACGAATCCCGAG AGGCCAACCCAGAGAAGTTCAACAGCCGGTTTCGGAATAAAATGTTCTATGCTGGG ACGGCCTTCTCCGACTTCCTCACCGGGAGCTCCAAAGACTTGGCGAAGCATGTCAGGCTGGTT TGTGATGGGACAGACCTGACCTCCAAGATTCAGGACCTGAAACCCCAGTGCCTGGTCTTCCTTAACATCCCAAG GTACTGTGCAGGCACCATGCCCTGGGGCAACCCTGGGGAGCACCACGACTTCGAGCCCCAGCGCCATGATGACGGCTGCATTGAAGTTATCGGCTTCACCATGACGTCCCTG GCTGCCTTGCAAGTGGGTGGCCACGGGGAGCGGCTCTGTCAGTGCCGGCAGGTGGTTCTCACCACGTCCAAGGCCATCCCCATGCAGGTAGATGGAGAGCCCTGCAAGCTGGCAGCTTCCTGCATCCACATCTCTCTGCGCAACCAAGCCAACATGGTGCAGAAGACCAAGCGGCGCAACTCCATGCCTCTGCTCAATGA ccagcagccagtGCCCGAGCGGCTGCGGATCCGGGTGAGCAGAATCAGCATGCGCGACTATGAGGCGCTGAACTACGACAAGGAAAAGCTCAAGGAGGCCT CTGTGCCACTGGGGATCATCGTGGTTCCAGGAGACAGTGACCTGGAGTTGTGCCGGACCCAGATTGAGAAGCTGCAGGAG GAGGGAGATGGAGCCAAGCCAAAGACACTGTCATTCCAGAAGCTGTCACCCAAGTGGTGCTTCCTGGACT CAACCACGGCCGATCGGTTCTACAGGATAGACCGGGCACAG GAACACCTCAACTATGTGACAGAGATCTCTCAGGATGAGCTCTATGTGCTGGACCCAGAGCTAGTGGTCACTCAGACTGTGAGCACTTCTCCTGCCATGCCTGACCTGGTGGACTCATCTGCCACACCCCCTGGGCACCATTTTgcatttccctcctcttcctcctctccacccACCTCTCCTGCCCCCAG CGCTGAGCCTGAGCGCTGCCTCCCACATAAGG ATGACCTTCTGATAGAAGCTGCCAAGAGTGGCAACTTCAGCAAG TTCCAAGAGCTGCACCGAGCTGGAAGAGACCTGATGGTGCGAGACTCCTCGGGCCAGACCGTCCTCCACCATGCTGTCAAATCAGGAAGCAAGGACATCGTCAAGTACATCATCGAGAATG CTCCTTCAGAAATCCTTGATGCCACAGAGGAAGAGAA CGGTGAAACCAGCTTGCACCAGGCTGCAGCCTTACGCCAGCGCACTATCTGCCACTACATCGTGGAGGCTGGGGCCTCGCTCATGAAGACAGACCTGCAG GGAGACACCCCAAAGCACCGTGCTGAGAAAGCCAATGACCCCGACTTGGCTGCCTACCTCGAGAACCGACAGCACTACCAGATGATCCAGCGGGAGGACCAGGAGACAGCTGTGTAG
- the DGKZ gene encoding diacylglycerol kinase zeta isoform X1 — METFFRRHFGRKGLRRPSAVAVPTGKARRRSQVGLPSPSLAQCRRGSGTPAPSLSCLGLVRRPGTRRRSSTTPPCLSPRFAVQKKRGGQAQAIDAQLLGPAVLLASLIPTAEDGDRAGCTDSSRSESPEDGGAAAGAEQGQHERCAEETWLAMLPQLRPLQAGLPWRGPRCLRRSSSHRLPAEVAYGRAAYGPPGRYRRLSQRRRSSDAPQPGLLRSGHPRLLAQHRAGAAGTRCPSSALVKGSGPEPTCHTTPDGWSPRLLKAIAKSSLQHMIAQPNPALAMRSDSERQIRSTVDWSEAAVYGEHIWFETSVSGDFCYVGEQNCMAKLLQKPLSRRKCAACKIVVHTPCIEQLEKINFRCKPSFRESGSRNIREPIVVRHHWVHRRRQEGKCRQCGKGFQQKFAFHSKEIVAISCSWCKQAYHSKVSCFMLQHIEEPCSLGAHAAVVVPPTWILRVRRPQNPLKSSKKKKRTSFKRKSSKKGAEEGRWKPFVIKPMPAPLMKPLLVFVNPKSGGNQGAKIIQSFMWYLNPRQVFDLSQGGPKEALELYRKVHNLRILACGGDGTVGWILSILDQLRINPPPPVAILPLGTGNDLARTLNWGGGYTDEPVSKILSHVEDGNIVQLDRWNLHVEPNPDTNPEEKDEAAADKLPLDVFNNYFSLGFDARVTLEFHESREANPEKFNSRFRNKMFYAGTAFSDFLTGSSKDLAKHVRLVCDGTDLTSKIQDLKPQCLVFLNIPRYCAGTMPWGNPGEHHDFEPQRHDDGCIEVIGFTMTSLAALQVGGHGERLCQCRQVVLTTSKAIPMQVDGEPCKLAASCIHISLRNQANMVQKTKRRNSMPLLNDQQPVPERLRIRVSRISMRDYEALNYDKEKLKEASVPLGIIVVPGDSDLELCRTQIEKLQEEGDGAKPKTLSFQKLSPKWCFLDSTTADRFYRIDRAQEHLNYVTEISQDELYVLDPELVVTQTVSTSPAMPDLVDSSATPPGHHFAFPSSSSSPPTSPAPSAEPERCLPHKDDLLIEAAKSGNFSKFQELHRAGRDLMVRDSSGQTVLHHAVKSGSKDIVKYIIENAPSEILDATEEENGETSLHQAAALRQRTICHYIVEAGASLMKTDLQGDTPKHRAEKANDPDLAAYLENRQHYQMIQREDQETAV, encoded by the exons ATGGAAACCTTTTTTAGGCGGCACTTTGGGCGGAAGGGGCTGCGGCGCCCCAGCGCCGTGGCTGTGCCCACGGGCAAGGCCCGGCGTCGCTCGCAGGTGGGGCTGCCCTCCCCGTCGCTGGCCCAGTGCCGCCGTGGCTCGGGCACCCCGGCGCcatccctctcctgcctgggCCTGGTCCGGCGGCCCGGCACCCGCCGCCGCTCCAGCACCACGCCGCCCTGCCTCAGCCCCAGGTTTGCCGTGCAGAAGAAGCGTGGGGGCCAGGCGCAAGCCATCGATGCCCAGCTTCTGGGTCCCGCTGTCCTCCTGGCCAGCCTCATTCCCACGGCGGAggacggggacagggctggctgcaCCGACAGCTCCAGGTCCGAGTCTCCGGAGGACGGTGGCgcggcagcaggagctgagcagggccAGCATGAGCGCTGTGCTGAGGAGACGTGGCTGGCCATGCTGCCCCAGCTGCGGCCGCTCCAGGCGGGGCTGCCGTGGCGGGGCCCCCGCTGCCTGCGCCGCTCCTCCTCCCACCGCCTGCCCGCCGAGGTCGCGTACGGACGGGCCGCCTACGGCCCGCCGGGCCGCTACCGCCGCCTCAGCCAGCGCCGGCGCTCCAGCGATGCCCCTCAGCCCGGGCTGCTCCGCTCCGGCCACCCGCGGCTGCTGGCCCAGCACCGTGCAGGAGCGGCTGGGACCAGGTGCCCCTCTTCCGCCCTCGTCAAGGGTTCGGGACCGGAGCCCACCTGCCACACCACCCCGGACGGCTGGAGCCCCCGGCTGCT GAAAGCTATTGCCAAGTCCAGTCTCCAGCACATGATAGCCCAGCCAAACCCGGCACTAGCCATGAGGAGCGACTCGGAGAGGCAGATACGCAGCACTGTGGATTGGAGC GAGGCTGCGGTCTATGGGGAGCACATCTGGTTTGAGACCAGTGTCTCAGGGGACTTCTGCTACGTTGGGGAACAGAACTGCATGGCAAAGCTTCTG CAAAAACCTCTCTCCAGACGTAAATGTGCAGCCTGCAAGATCGTAGTGCATACACCCTGTATCGAACAGCTGGAGAAA ATAAATTTCCGCTGCAAACCGTCCTTCAGGGAGTCAGGATCCCGGAACATACGGGAG CCCATTGTTGTTCGACATCACTGGGTGCATCGGAGGCGGCAGGAAGGGAAATGCCGGCAGTGTGGCAAG GGTTTTCAGCAGAAGTTTGCCTTCCACAGCAAAGAGATTGTAGCCATCAGCTGTTCCTGGTGCAAACAAGCG TATCACAGCAAAGTATCATGTTTCATGCTGCAACACATTGAAGAGCCCTGCTCGCTGGGGGCTCACGCTGCTGTCGTCGTTCCTCCCACCTGGATCCTGCGGGTCCGGCGGCCCCAG AATCCACTGAAATCTagtaagaagaagaagaggacaTCATTCAAGCGGAAATCCAGCAAAAAGGGGGCCGAG GAAGGGAGGTGGAAACCCTTTGTCATCAAGCCCATGCCAGCTCCTCTCATGAAGCCCTTGCTGGTGTTTGTGAACCCCAAGAGCGGTGGGAATCAG GGAGCCAAAATCATCCAATCCTTCATGTGGTATCTCAACCCACGGCAAGTTTTTGACCTCAGCCAGGGTGGACCCAAAGAGGC GCTGGAGCTGTACCGCAAAGTCCACAACCTCCGGATCCTGGCATGCGGGGGAGACGGCACG GTGGGCTGGATACTCTCCATTCTGGACCAATTACGCATCAACCCACCTCCTCCTGTGGCCATCCTacccttggggacagggaacGACTTGGCCAGAACACTGAACTGGGGTGGG GGTTACACAGATGAGCCTGTGTCCAAGATCCTGTCGCATGTGGAAGATGGGAACATAGTGCAGCTCGATCGCTGGAACCTCCATGTGGAGCCAAACCCTGACACGAATCCTGAGGAAAAGGATGAGGCAGCTGCTGACAAG CTCCCTTTGGATGTCTTTAATAACTATTTCAGCCTTGGCTTTGACGCACGGGTGACGCTGGAGTTCCACGAATCCCGAG AGGCCAACCCAGAGAAGTTCAACAGCCGGTTTCGGAATAAAATGTTCTATGCTGGG ACGGCCTTCTCCGACTTCCTCACCGGGAGCTCCAAAGACTTGGCGAAGCATGTCAGGCTGGTT TGTGATGGGACAGACCTGACCTCCAAGATTCAGGACCTGAAACCCCAGTGCCTGGTCTTCCTTAACATCCCAAG GTACTGTGCAGGCACCATGCCCTGGGGCAACCCTGGGGAGCACCACGACTTCGAGCCCCAGCGCCATGATGACGGCTGCATTGAAGTTATCGGCTTCACCATGACGTCCCTG GCTGCCTTGCAAGTGGGTGGCCACGGGGAGCGGCTCTGTCAGTGCCGGCAGGTGGTTCTCACCACGTCCAAGGCCATCCCCATGCAGGTAGATGGAGAGCCCTGCAAGCTGGCAGCTTCCTGCATCCACATCTCTCTGCGCAACCAAGCCAACATGGTGCAGAAGACCAAGCGGCGCAACTCCATGCCTCTGCTCAATGA ccagcagccagtGCCCGAGCGGCTGCGGATCCGGGTGAGCAGAATCAGCATGCGCGACTATGAGGCGCTGAACTACGACAAGGAAAAGCTCAAGGAGGCCT CTGTGCCACTGGGGATCATCGTGGTTCCAGGAGACAGTGACCTGGAGTTGTGCCGGACCCAGATTGAGAAGCTGCAGGAG GAGGGAGATGGAGCCAAGCCAAAGACACTGTCATTCCAGAAGCTGTCACCCAAGTGGTGCTTCCTGGACT CAACCACGGCCGATCGGTTCTACAGGATAGACCGGGCACAG GAACACCTCAACTATGTGACAGAGATCTCTCAGGATGAGCTCTATGTGCTGGACCCAGAGCTAGTGGTCACTCAGACTGTGAGCACTTCTCCTGCCATGCCTGACCTGGTGGACTCATCTGCCACACCCCCTGGGCACCATTTTgcatttccctcctcttcctcctctccacccACCTCTCCTGCCCCCAG CGCTGAGCCTGAGCGCTGCCTCCCACATAAGG ATGACCTTCTGATAGAAGCTGCCAAGAGTGGCAACTTCAGCAAG TTCCAAGAGCTGCACCGAGCTGGAAGAGACCTGATGGTGCGAGACTCCTCGGGCCAGACCGTCCTCCACCATGCTGTCAAATCAGGAAGCAAGGACATCGTCAAGTACATCATCGAGAATG CTCCTTCAGAAATCCTTGATGCCACAGAGGAAGAGAA CGGTGAAACCAGCTTGCACCAGGCTGCAGCCTTACGCCAGCGCACTATCTGCCACTACATCGTGGAGGCTGGGGCCTCGCTCATGAAGACAGACCTGCAG GGAGACACCCCAAAGCACCGTGCTGAGAAAGCCAATGACCCCGACTTGGCTGCCTACCTCGAGAACCGACAGCACTACCAGATGATCCAGCGGGAGGACCAGGAGACAGCTGTGTAG
- the DGKZ gene encoding diacylglycerol kinase zeta isoform X4, whose protein sequence is MRGAGAMAEVEEQFLHLAIRKQVSYRKAIAKSSLQHMIAQPNPALAMRSDSERQIRSTVDWSEAAVYGEHIWFETSVSGDFCYVGEQNCMAKLLQKPLSRRKCAACKIVVHTPCIEQLEKINFRCKPSFRESGSRNIREPIVVRHHWVHRRRQEGKCRQCGKGFQQKFAFHSKEIVAISCSWCKQAYHSKVSCFMLQHIEEPCSLGAHAAVVVPPTWILRVRRPQNPLKSSKKKKRTSFKRKSSKKGAEEGRWKPFVIKPMPAPLMKPLLVFVNPKSGGNQGAKIIQSFMWYLNPRQVFDLSQGGPKEALELYRKVHNLRILACGGDGTVGWILSILDQLRINPPPPVAILPLGTGNDLARTLNWGGGYTDEPVSKILSHVEDGNIVQLDRWNLHVEPNPDTNPEEKDEAAADKLPLDVFNNYFSLGFDARVTLEFHESREANPEKFNSRFRNKMFYAGTAFSDFLTGSSKDLAKHVRLVCDGTDLTSKIQDLKPQCLVFLNIPRYCAGTMPWGNPGEHHDFEPQRHDDGCIEVIGFTMTSLAALQVGGHGERLCQCRQVVLTTSKAIPMQVDGEPCKLAASCIHISLRNQANMVQKTKRRNSMPLLNDQQPVPERLRIRVSRISMRDYEALNYDKEKLKEASVPLGIIVVPGDSDLELCRTQIEKLQEEGDGAKPKTLSFQKLSPKWCFLDSTTADRFYRIDRAQEHLNYVTEISQDELYVLDPELVVTQTVSTSPAMPDLVDSSATPPGHHFAFPSSSSSPPTSPAPSAEPERCLPHKDDLLIEAAKSGNFSKFQELHRAGRDLMVRDSSGQTVLHHAVKSGSKDIVKYIIENAPSEILDATEEENGETSLHQAAALRQRTICHYIVEAGASLMKTDLQGDTPKHRAEKANDPDLAAYLENRQHYQMIQREDQETAV, encoded by the exons GAAAGCTATTGCCAAGTCCAGTCTCCAGCACATGATAGCCCAGCCAAACCCGGCACTAGCCATGAGGAGCGACTCGGAGAGGCAGATACGCAGCACTGTGGATTGGAGC GAGGCTGCGGTCTATGGGGAGCACATCTGGTTTGAGACCAGTGTCTCAGGGGACTTCTGCTACGTTGGGGAACAGAACTGCATGGCAAAGCTTCTG CAAAAACCTCTCTCCAGACGTAAATGTGCAGCCTGCAAGATCGTAGTGCATACACCCTGTATCGAACAGCTGGAGAAA ATAAATTTCCGCTGCAAACCGTCCTTCAGGGAGTCAGGATCCCGGAACATACGGGAG CCCATTGTTGTTCGACATCACTGGGTGCATCGGAGGCGGCAGGAAGGGAAATGCCGGCAGTGTGGCAAG GGTTTTCAGCAGAAGTTTGCCTTCCACAGCAAAGAGATTGTAGCCATCAGCTGTTCCTGGTGCAAACAAGCG TATCACAGCAAAGTATCATGTTTCATGCTGCAACACATTGAAGAGCCCTGCTCGCTGGGGGCTCACGCTGCTGTCGTCGTTCCTCCCACCTGGATCCTGCGGGTCCGGCGGCCCCAG AATCCACTGAAATCTagtaagaagaagaagaggacaTCATTCAAGCGGAAATCCAGCAAAAAGGGGGCCGAG GAAGGGAGGTGGAAACCCTTTGTCATCAAGCCCATGCCAGCTCCTCTCATGAAGCCCTTGCTGGTGTTTGTGAACCCCAAGAGCGGTGGGAATCAG GGAGCCAAAATCATCCAATCCTTCATGTGGTATCTCAACCCACGGCAAGTTTTTGACCTCAGCCAGGGTGGACCCAAAGAGGC GCTGGAGCTGTACCGCAAAGTCCACAACCTCCGGATCCTGGCATGCGGGGGAGACGGCACG GTGGGCTGGATACTCTCCATTCTGGACCAATTACGCATCAACCCACCTCCTCCTGTGGCCATCCTacccttggggacagggaacGACTTGGCCAGAACACTGAACTGGGGTGGG GGTTACACAGATGAGCCTGTGTCCAAGATCCTGTCGCATGTGGAAGATGGGAACATAGTGCAGCTCGATCGCTGGAACCTCCATGTGGAGCCAAACCCTGACACGAATCCTGAGGAAAAGGATGAGGCAGCTGCTGACAAG CTCCCTTTGGATGTCTTTAATAACTATTTCAGCCTTGGCTTTGACGCACGGGTGACGCTGGAGTTCCACGAATCCCGAG AGGCCAACCCAGAGAAGTTCAACAGCCGGTTTCGGAATAAAATGTTCTATGCTGGG ACGGCCTTCTCCGACTTCCTCACCGGGAGCTCCAAAGACTTGGCGAAGCATGTCAGGCTGGTT TGTGATGGGACAGACCTGACCTCCAAGATTCAGGACCTGAAACCCCAGTGCCTGGTCTTCCTTAACATCCCAAG GTACTGTGCAGGCACCATGCCCTGGGGCAACCCTGGGGAGCACCACGACTTCGAGCCCCAGCGCCATGATGACGGCTGCATTGAAGTTATCGGCTTCACCATGACGTCCCTG GCTGCCTTGCAAGTGGGTGGCCACGGGGAGCGGCTCTGTCAGTGCCGGCAGGTGGTTCTCACCACGTCCAAGGCCATCCCCATGCAGGTAGATGGAGAGCCCTGCAAGCTGGCAGCTTCCTGCATCCACATCTCTCTGCGCAACCAAGCCAACATGGTGCAGAAGACCAAGCGGCGCAACTCCATGCCTCTGCTCAATGA ccagcagccagtGCCCGAGCGGCTGCGGATCCGGGTGAGCAGAATCAGCATGCGCGACTATGAGGCGCTGAACTACGACAAGGAAAAGCTCAAGGAGGCCT CTGTGCCACTGGGGATCATCGTGGTTCCAGGAGACAGTGACCTGGAGTTGTGCCGGACCCAGATTGAGAAGCTGCAGGAG GAGGGAGATGGAGCCAAGCCAAAGACACTGTCATTCCAGAAGCTGTCACCCAAGTGGTGCTTCCTGGACT CAACCACGGCCGATCGGTTCTACAGGATAGACCGGGCACAG GAACACCTCAACTATGTGACAGAGATCTCTCAGGATGAGCTCTATGTGCTGGACCCAGAGCTAGTGGTCACTCAGACTGTGAGCACTTCTCCTGCCATGCCTGACCTGGTGGACTCATCTGCCACACCCCCTGGGCACCATTTTgcatttccctcctcttcctcctctccacccACCTCTCCTGCCCCCAG CGCTGAGCCTGAGCGCTGCCTCCCACATAAGG ATGACCTTCTGATAGAAGCTGCCAAGAGTGGCAACTTCAGCAAG TTCCAAGAGCTGCACCGAGCTGGAAGAGACCTGATGGTGCGAGACTCCTCGGGCCAGACCGTCCTCCACCATGCTGTCAAATCAGGAAGCAAGGACATCGTCAAGTACATCATCGAGAATG CTCCTTCAGAAATCCTTGATGCCACAGAGGAAGAGAA CGGTGAAACCAGCTTGCACCAGGCTGCAGCCTTACGCCAGCGCACTATCTGCCACTACATCGTGGAGGCTGGGGCCTCGCTCATGAAGACAGACCTGCAG GGAGACACCCCAAAGCACCGTGCTGAGAAAGCCAATGACCCCGACTTGGCTGCCTACCTCGAGAACCGACAGCACTACCAGATGATCCAGCGGGAGGACCAGGAGACAGCTGTGTAG